One genomic window of Candidatus Abyssobacteria bacterium SURF_5 includes the following:
- a CDS encoding NAD+ synthase, with the protein MSNQLAIDPEIVTDILTRFIKEEVTKIGYKHAVVGISGGVDSSTSAFLAARALGKENVWGIIMPYKTSSPDSTRHAKEVAEMSGIHIEQVEITPMVDAYFKYIPNADNRRKGNVMARQRMIILYDKSAEHDALVLGTSNKSEFLLGYTTLWGDMASALNPIGDLYKTQVRQLAKYLGVPDEIIGKPPSADLWAGQTDEAELGFTYAEVDKLLYLLVDKRFAVAELLEMGYEEDFIHRVFETMQRTQYKRRLPIIAKLSHRTIDRDFRYPRDWGV; encoded by the coding sequence ATGAGTAATCAACTTGCAATCGACCCGGAAATCGTGACCGATATTCTCACCCGTTTCATCAAAGAGGAAGTGACAAAAATAGGGTACAAACACGCGGTAGTGGGCATATCCGGCGGAGTGGACTCTTCGACGTCGGCGTTTCTGGCGGCGCGCGCGCTGGGCAAGGAAAACGTGTGGGGCATCATCATGCCGTACAAAACGAGCAGTCCCGACAGCACGCGCCACGCGAAAGAAGTTGCAGAAATGAGCGGCATACACATCGAGCAGGTTGAAATCACTCCCATGGTCGATGCCTACTTCAAATATATTCCGAACGCCGACAACAGGCGCAAGGGAAACGTCATGGCGCGCCAGCGCATGATCATCCTGTACGATAAATCGGCCGAGCACGATGCGCTCGTGCTTGGGACGAGCAACAAAAGCGAGTTCCTTCTCGGTTACACAACATTGTGGGGCGATATGGCGTCCGCTCTCAATCCGATCGGGGACCTGTATAAGACCCAGGTGCGCCAATTGGCGAAATATCTGGGGGTGCCGGACGAGATCATCGGGAAACCGCCGAGCGCCGACCTGTGGGCCGGCCAGACGGACGAAGCCGAACTCGGTTTCACGTATGCCGAGGTGGACAAGCTGCTCTACCTGCTGGTCGACAAGCGTTTCGCCGTGGCGGAACTTCTCGAGATGGGCTACGAGGAGGATTTCATTCACAGGGTGTTCGAGACAATGCAGCGAACCCAATACAAGCGCCGGCTCCCGATTATTGCAAAGCTGTCCCACCGCACGATCGACAGGGATTTCCGCTATCCGCGCGACTGGGGAGTCTGA
- a CDS encoding MBL fold metallo-hydrolase codes for MKIIIMGSGTSLGVPVIGCTCKVCTSSDPRNQRTRASICVQSASGRNILVDTATELRLQAVRNKIKSVEMILFTHYHADHIHGLDDVRVFNWVAQGSITCYANDPTIERLKRVFFYAFEHEYGWGSIPHVTLKRMPETLQMDEIRVTPIPLMHGRSPVLGFRFNDAAYLTDCNFIPPESLERLHGLRLLIMDALRRAPHPTHFSLEEAVGAIEKLAPERALLTHLSHDLDHGEIEAALPAHIRLSYDGQVVELDQT; via the coding sequence GTGAAAATCATCATCATGGGCTCGGGCACTTCTCTTGGGGTGCCGGTGATCGGATGCACGTGCAAAGTGTGCACCTCGTCCGATCCCCGCAATCAACGCACGCGAGCCTCGATCTGCGTTCAGTCGGCTTCCGGAAGAAATATTCTGGTTGACACCGCAACCGAATTGCGCCTTCAGGCAGTGCGCAATAAAATCAAATCGGTGGAAATGATCCTGTTCACCCATTATCATGCCGATCACATCCACGGACTGGACGATGTGAGAGTGTTCAATTGGGTGGCGCAGGGTTCGATAACATGTTATGCGAACGATCCAACCATCGAGCGTCTCAAGCGCGTCTTCTTTTATGCGTTCGAGCACGAGTACGGCTGGGGCTCGATCCCGCACGTCACCCTCAAGCGCATGCCGGAAACGCTCCAGATGGACGAAATCCGGGTGACGCCGATCCCGCTCATGCATGGCCGCTCGCCGGTGCTCGGATTCAGATTCAATGACGCCGCTTATCTGACCGACTGCAACTTCATTCCCCCGGAATCGCTGGAGCGCCTGCATGGATTGCGCCTGCTCATTATGGATGCGCTCCGCAGGGCTCCGCACCCAACCCACTTCAGCCTCGAGGAAGCCGTCGGCGCGATTGAGAAGCTGGCCCCCGAGCGCGCGCTCCTGACTCACCTCAGCCACGATCTCGATCATGGGGAGATCGAGGCCGCGCTGCCTGCTCACATCAGGCTCTCCTACGATGGACAGGTCGTGGAGCTCGACCAGACATGA
- a CDS encoding NADH:flavin oxidoreductase: protein MPKMFEPVQIKGMKIRNRTVRSATYEGLGTPSGEPSAALARLYSDLADGEVGLIITSASLIERFKLPLPDGDGLPYPTFIDNDAVIAKWRPIVDDVHRRGARIAMQVVHPGRQENPMLRGEPAIAPSAVEEKAFGNMPREMTKTDIDDVVEKFAQACRRVKEAGFDAVQLHGGHGYLLSNFISPYTNRRTDDYGGDSARRARIIVDIVRRARELVGDEYPVMIKMNCEDSVPGGLEKEEAARVAAHIAAGGIDCIEITGGIYEAPDSTSRKGIKKESDEAYFRPHAETLRQAVDIPLILVGGLKTPRVVERALTDGIADLAAFCRPLIREPHLIKRWKNGDLSKASCISCSKCAENVFSQPLRCYVEEAQKKRRDKNVTTS, encoded by the coding sequence ATGCCAAAGATGTTTGAGCCGGTGCAAATCAAGGGAATGAAAATCCGCAACAGGACGGTCAGGTCCGCCACGTACGAGGGTTTGGGAACGCCGTCGGGCGAGCCGAGCGCGGCGCTGGCCAGGCTGTATTCTGATCTTGCCGACGGCGAGGTCGGCTTGATTATCACAAGCGCGTCTCTCATCGAGCGATTCAAGCTGCCGCTCCCCGATGGCGACGGCCTCCCCTACCCCACCTTTATCGACAACGACGCGGTCATAGCCAAATGGCGGCCGATAGTCGACGATGTTCACAGGCGCGGGGCGCGCATCGCGATGCAGGTCGTTCACCCCGGGCGCCAGGAGAATCCAATGTTGCGAGGAGAGCCGGCAATCGCTCCGTCGGCGGTGGAAGAGAAGGCGTTCGGCAACATGCCGCGCGAGATGACTAAGACCGACATCGACGACGTCGTCGAGAAATTCGCGCAGGCATGCCGAAGAGTGAAAGAGGCCGGCTTTGACGCGGTCCAACTCCACGGCGGGCACGGCTACCTCCTCAGCAACTTCATTTCGCCGTACACCAACCGCCGAACCGATGATTACGGCGGCGACTCGGCGCGCAGGGCGAGAATCATCGTCGATATCGTGCGGCGCGCTCGCGAGCTTGTGGGCGACGAATATCCGGTCATGATCAAGATGAATTGCGAGGATTCGGTCCCGGGCGGCCTGGAGAAAGAGGAGGCGGCGCGCGTGGCGGCGCATATCGCCGCAGGAGGCATCGACTGCATCGAGATTACCGGCGGAATATATGAGGCGCCCGACTCGACCAGCCGCAAGGGCATCAAGAAAGAGTCCGACGAGGCGTATTTTCGGCCGCACGCGGAAACATTGAGACAAGCGGTCGATATTCCCTTGATTCTGGTCGGCGGCTTGAAGACTCCGCGCGTCGTGGAGAGGGCGCTTACCGACGGAATCGCCGATCTGGCCGCGTTTTGCCGGCCTCTCATTCGCGAGCCTCATCTGATAAAGCGATGGAAGAACGGCGACCTGAGCAAGGCGTCGTGCATCTCCTGCAGCAAGTGCGCGGAGAACGTCTTTTCGCAGCCGCTACGGTGCTATGTCGAAGAGGCGCAAAAGAAGCGGCGGGATAAGAATGTTACGACAAGTTGA
- the rsmI gene encoding 16S rRNA (cytidine(1402)-2'-O)-methyltransferase has product MTVNENPRHYSADGGILFVVGTPIGNLEDITLRALRILKDVNVIAAEDTRHTRKLLSHYDIHTPLVSYHEHNKRSRIPLLISRLGAGERIALVSDAGMPGISDPGHELIVAALEGDIEVTVVPGASALISALVVSGLPTNAFTFSGFPPRKAGERADFMRRALASGSTTVFFESPKRLVNALELIERMAPGRRIAIARELTKKFEEVIRGDAAQLLAHFAEREPRGECVVILEGSMEPAAVFEEGPPPNPAALVHRLMQEKRLSRKEAMREVARRLNLSRRDVYEALLKEEEKE; this is encoded by the coding sequence ATGACAGTGAATGAGAACCCGAGACATTATTCCGCAGACGGCGGAATACTATTCGTTGTCGGGACCCCGATTGGGAATCTGGAAGACATAACGCTTCGCGCCCTCCGCATCCTCAAAGATGTGAATGTAATCGCCGCCGAAGATACTCGGCACACGCGAAAGCTGCTGTCGCACTACGATATTCACACGCCGCTGGTCTCCTATCACGAGCACAACAAGCGCAGCAGAATCCCGCTGCTCATCTCGCGGCTCGGAGCAGGCGAACGGATCGCGCTGGTGAGCGATGCCGGCATGCCGGGCATTTCCGATCCCGGCCACGAATTGATCGTGGCGGCGCTCGAGGGCGATATCGAGGTGACTGTGGTTCCGGGCGCGAGCGCGCTGATCAGCGCGCTGGTCGTTTCGGGTTTGCCTACAAACGCGTTCACGTTTTCGGGTTTCCCCCCGCGCAAGGCCGGCGAGCGAGCCGATTTCATGCGGCGCGCGCTTGCTTCCGGCTCGACGACGGTCTTCTTCGAGTCGCCGAAGCGGCTGGTGAATGCGCTCGAACTGATCGAGCGGATGGCGCCCGGCCGCAGGATCGCGATTGCGCGCGAATTGACGAAAAAATTCGAGGAGGTCATCCGCGGAGACGCGGCGCAGCTTCTTGCTCATTTCGCCGAGCGCGAGCCTCGCGGCGAATGCGTCGTCATCCTGGAGGGCTCGATGGAACCTGCGGCGGTTTTCGAGGAAGGCCCCCCTCCCAATCCGGCGGCGTTAGTCCATCGGCTGATGCAGGAGAAAAGGCTTTCGAGGAAAGAGGCGATGCGTGAAGTTGCGCGGCGACTGAATCTGTCGCGCAGGGACGTGTATGAGGCGTTGCTGAAAGAAGAAGAAAAGGAATGA
- a CDS encoding TetR/AcrR family transcriptional regulator: protein MSENHDAGTKKSIIDASLSLFARRGYHGTSIAQIAEATGLTKGALYWYFKGGKEELFLTVLDTIKEKWHGAVMDKMESVGGAAEKLAQFFDATAEMVAADSNPYSMHLFLISAGAQPEMKEFEEAIRAAYAGYVKMIADTIRSGQEDGEIARDLDAEAIAVGLIGCLEGIVLQARLHSPATVAAATAEMKRQFFRSLCMTPVRPQKKEKIHTLSADQLHLF, encoded by the coding sequence ATGAGCGAAAATCACGACGCCGGCACAAAAAAATCCATCATAGACGCATCTCTCAGCCTCTTCGCGCGACGCGGATACCACGGCACCTCAATTGCCCAAATCGCAGAAGCGACCGGCCTCACGAAGGGCGCGCTCTACTGGTATTTCAAGGGAGGAAAAGAGGAACTGTTCCTTACCGTTCTCGACACGATCAAGGAGAAATGGCACGGGGCGGTAATGGACAAGATGGAATCAGTTGGGGGAGCGGCAGAAAAGCTTGCACAGTTCTTCGATGCCACGGCGGAGATGGTCGCCGCGGATAGCAACCCCTACTCGATGCACCTCTTTCTCATTTCGGCCGGCGCCCAGCCGGAAATGAAGGAATTCGAGGAAGCGATCCGCGCTGCCTACGCAGGATACGTAAAAATGATTGCCGACACCATAAGAAGCGGACAGGAGGATGGGGAGATAGCCCGGGATCTCGATGCCGAAGCGATCGCGGTCGGACTCATCGGATGCCTCGAAGGCATCGTGCTTCAGGCGCGCCTCCATTCGCCGGCCACCGTCGCCGCCGCAACCGCGGAAATGAAACGCCAGTTCTTCCGCTCTCTCTGCATGACGCCGGTCCGTCCGCAAAAAAAAGAAAAAATTCACACGCTCAGCGCCGATCAGCTTCATCTCTTTTAA
- the ftsY gene encoding signal recognition particle-docking protein FtsY, translating into MFGIGEKSKDKSNEKSSEKNKIGIIARLRERLTKTREDFAVRVRTVFRSGKISEELFEELEATLIQADMGMKTTEQLLEKLRERVKRNKLADSQQLYSVLEEELIALMVRPEEPPAIEPETAGPRAVLMIGVNGVGKTTTIGKLAYQYSQRNKKVMVAASDTFRAAAIEQLEIWAQRANADIVKHKSGADPAAVAYDALSAAKARKIDYLIIDTAGRLHTKVNLMEELKKIKRVLGKLDPTAPHEVLMVLDATTGQNALSQARLFTQALGVTGIVLTKLDGTAKGGIVVAIHQEFGIPVKYIGVGESLDDLKPFHPDEFVRALFED; encoded by the coding sequence ATGTTTGGAATTGGCGAAAAAAGTAAAGATAAATCGAACGAAAAAAGCAGCGAAAAAAATAAGATCGGAATCATTGCCCGGCTGCGCGAGCGCCTGACGAAGACGCGCGAAGATTTTGCGGTGCGCGTGCGCACCGTCTTTCGCAGTGGAAAGATCAGCGAAGAACTCTTCGAGGAACTCGAGGCGACTCTCATCCAGGCGGACATGGGAATGAAAACTACGGAACAACTGCTGGAAAAACTGCGGGAGCGCGTGAAAAGGAATAAATTGGCTGATTCGCAGCAACTTTATTCCGTTCTCGAGGAGGAATTGATTGCGCTCATGGTCCGTCCGGAAGAGCCGCCTGCCATCGAACCGGAGACGGCGGGCCCGAGAGCCGTCCTCATGATCGGCGTGAACGGCGTCGGCAAGACCACCACGATCGGGAAACTGGCGTACCAGTATTCCCAACGAAATAAGAAAGTCATGGTTGCCGCGTCCGATACGTTCCGCGCCGCCGCCATCGAGCAACTCGAGATCTGGGCGCAGCGGGCCAACGCCGACATCGTCAAACATAAATCGGGCGCCGATCCGGCCGCCGTCGCATACGATGCTCTCTCCGCCGCGAAAGCGCGGAAGATCGATTATCTGATTATTGATACCGCGGGCCGTCTCCACACGAAGGTCAACCTGATGGAGGAGTTGAAAAAGATCAAGCGGGTGCTGGGGAAGCTCGACCCAACCGCTCCGCATGAGGTACTGATGGTGCTGGATGCCACCACCGGGCAAAACGCCCTGTCGCAGGCTCGCCTGTTCACCCAGGCGCTCGGGGTGACCGGCATTGTATTGACAAAGCTGGACGGCACCGCGAAGGGAGGCATTGTCGTCGCGATCCACCAGGAGTTCGGAATCCCCGTCAAATATATTGGCGTCGGCGAGTCGCTTGACGATCTCAAGCCCTTCCACCCTGATGAGTTTGTGCGGGCACTATTCGAGGATTGA
- a CDS encoding flavodoxin family protein yields MLCLLHCPFCLLYRRIFVTDVLGLAASPRTGGNSEILLDACLKGTAQAGLSAEKIRICDLNISPCLNCGGCAKTGTCVVKDDMQMLHEKFRDMKLLVVSSPVFFMGLPAQLKAVVDRCQAIWARKYILHRRMPKPETRRAAFIQVGGMKKEKIFDCGLITIGAFFATLDYTFFGELLLNNIDEKGAVLAHPEALRQARELGEALALGKAAHIGPKATTNDDRKRS; encoded by the coding sequence TTGCTGTGCTTACTACATTGCCCGTTCTGTCTGCTCTATAGGAGGATATTCGTGACGGACGTACTAGGCTTGGCTGCCAGTCCGCGCACGGGCGGAAATTCCGAGATTCTTCTCGACGCATGCCTCAAGGGAACGGCACAGGCGGGACTGTCCGCTGAAAAAATCAGGATATGCGACCTTAATATATCGCCATGCCTCAACTGCGGCGGGTGCGCAAAGACCGGCACATGCGTGGTCAAAGACGATATGCAAATGCTGCATGAAAAATTTCGTGATATGAAGCTTCTTGTCGTATCATCTCCGGTTTTCTTTATGGGGCTTCCCGCGCAGTTGAAGGCGGTCGTCGATAGATGCCAGGCGATCTGGGCCCGAAAGTACATCCTTCATCGGCGTATGCCCAAACCGGAGACGCGGCGAGCGGCCTTCATCCAGGTCGGCGGGATGAAGAAGGAGAAGATATTTGACTGCGGCCTCATCACCATCGGCGCATTCTTTGCCACGCTCGATTACACTTTTTTCGGGGAATTGCTGCTGAATAATATCGATGAGAAAGGCGCCGTGCTGGCACACCCCGAGGCGCTTCGACAGGCGCGCGAACTCGGTGAGGCGCTTGCGCTCGGAAAAGCCGCCCATATCGGCCCAAAAGCGACAACCAACGACGATAGGAAGCGAAGCTGA